From Rudanella lutea DSM 19387, a single genomic window includes:
- a CDS encoding universal stress protein — protein sequence MKTIVLATDFSDNAERAAQYALQMAQAHNAQLVLVNAYQLFPENPIKVGDFPLSITEAREESLRALKKLGEKLRTPENAHIHIRAIAKEGGTREAILAVAHDEKADLLVLSTVGTAPQSAQVMGSVATDMAGQTDVPLLLIPPSARYGGIDNVALAIDLAGTTNAIALDAALRFARTFGAVVNILCVNDKPDDEETRKRAEHIRRLTAGQPHTLTIESAENVYEAILSFARAQKADLIMMLPQEHSWFARLLGAGETQRVARLTDIPLLAVV from the coding sequence ATGAAGACCATTGTTCTAGCCACCGACTTTTCCGACAATGCCGAACGGGCGGCCCAGTATGCCCTCCAGATGGCACAAGCCCATAACGCTCAGCTGGTATTGGTAAATGCCTACCAGCTGTTCCCCGAAAACCCCATCAAAGTGGGCGATTTTCCGCTCAGTATCACGGAAGCACGCGAGGAAAGCCTCCGCGCCCTGAAAAAACTGGGCGAGAAGCTCCGTACCCCCGAAAACGCCCACATCCACATTCGGGCGATTGCGAAAGAAGGGGGCACCCGCGAGGCTATTCTGGCCGTCGCGCACGACGAAAAAGCCGATCTGCTGGTGCTTTCGACCGTGGGTACAGCTCCACAATCGGCGCAGGTCATGGGCAGTGTAGCCACCGACATGGCGGGCCAAACCGACGTACCTCTGCTGCTCATTCCACCTTCGGCCCGGTACGGTGGCATTGATAATGTCGCGTTGGCCATCGACCTGGCGGGTACCACCAACGCTATTGCGCTGGATGCCGCGCTACGCTTTGCCCGGACCTTCGGGGCGGTGGTTAACATTTTGTGTGTCAACGATAAGCCCGATGACGAGGAAACCCGGAAACGGGCCGAGCACATCCGACGCCTGACCGCCGGGCAACCGCATACGCTCACGATTGAATCGGCCGAAAACGTGTACGAGGCTATCCTGTCGTTTGCGCGGGCTCAAAAAGCCGATCTGATCATGATGTTACCGCAGGAACACAGCTGGTTTGCCCGCCTATTGGGCGCTGGTGAGACGCAGCGCGTGGCCCGTTTGACCGACATTCCGTTGCTTGCCGTGGTCTAA
- a CDS encoding aldose epimerase family protein, translating to MSLLPPTPPAEATPPKAGIQKTVFGQLPDGRDVYLFTLRNRTGMEVQITNYGGYIVSVMTADRTGQYDPVTLGVPTLADYVKGTPSFGPIIGRFGNRIAKGKFTLNGQEYQLAVNSGGNHIHGGRVGFDKKLWAATPVDGTEPALKLQYTSPDGEENYPGTLAVEVTYTLQKDNALRIDYRATTDKPTVVNLTNHAYFNLSGMKRDVLGHEVMINADKFLPTDKAQIPTGELRSVAGTPFDFRKSTPIGARINDTTDVQIRNGFGYDHCWVFTNTANKLRLGAVVYEPQSGRVMEMYTTEPGVQLYTANHLNGKLQGKEGVPYTRRFGLCLETQHFPDSPNQPNFPTTTLNPGETYRSTTVYKFGTR from the coding sequence ATGAGCCTACTCCCTCCTACTCCCCCGGCCGAGGCTACCCCGCCCAAAGCCGGTATCCAGAAAACCGTGTTCGGCCAGCTACCCGACGGCCGCGATGTCTATTTGTTTACCCTCCGCAATCGCACAGGTATGGAGGTGCAGATTACGAATTACGGCGGGTACATTGTATCGGTGATGACAGCCGACCGAACCGGCCAATACGACCCCGTAACCCTCGGGGTGCCTACCTTGGCCGATTACGTGAAAGGAACCCCCAGTTTTGGGCCTATCATTGGTCGTTTCGGGAACCGGATTGCCAAAGGGAAATTCACGCTCAACGGGCAGGAATACCAATTGGCCGTAAATAGCGGAGGTAATCATATTCACGGCGGCCGGGTTGGTTTCGACAAAAAACTGTGGGCCGCTACACCCGTCGACGGTACCGAGCCCGCCCTGAAACTACAATACACCTCGCCCGACGGGGAAGAAAACTACCCCGGCACGCTGGCGGTGGAGGTGACGTACACGCTGCAAAAAGACAACGCGCTCCGAATCGACTACCGGGCCACTACCGATAAACCGACCGTGGTAAACCTGACCAACCACGCATACTTTAACCTGAGCGGTATGAAACGCGATGTGCTGGGCCATGAAGTGATGATTAACGCCGACAAGTTTTTGCCCACCGACAAGGCGCAGATTCCGACGGGTGAGTTGCGGTCAGTGGCCGGTACTCCGTTCGATTTCCGAAAGTCGACCCCCATCGGCGCCCGTATCAACGACACCACCGATGTGCAGATTCGCAACGGGTTCGGCTACGACCACTGCTGGGTGTTTACCAACACTGCCAACAAGCTCCGGCTCGGTGCGGTGGTGTACGAACCCCAAAGCGGCCGGGTGATGGAGATGTACACTACAGAACCGGGCGTGCAGCTCTACACGGCCAACCACCTCAACGGCAAGTTGCAGGGTAAAGAGGGGGTTCCGTACACGCGCCGGTTTGGGCTCTGCCTCGAAACTCAGCATTTTCCGGACTCACCCAACCAACCCAACTTCCCGACAACGACCCTGAATCCGGGCGAGACGTACCGCTCGACCACGGTCTATAAGTTCGGTACCCGGTAA
- a CDS encoding M42 family metallopeptidase, with product MTEQSKAFLYEYLNNASPTGFESSGQQIWLNYLKPYIDEYLVDTYGTAVGIVGPGKDYKVVIEAHSDEISWFVNYISDDGYLYVRRNGGSDALIAPSMRVNLHTKKGTVQGVFGWPAIHVRDLAKDTAPQVKELFIDVGAATKAEVEEMGIHVGTVCTFVDGLTEMNNRYYVGRALDNRMGGFMIAEVARLLKENNVELPFTLYIVNAVQEEIGLRGAEMIARRLKPDLAICTDVTHDTQSPKYDKKEQGDLKCGDGPVLCYGPAVQNNVLDFMIDVAQQKEIKFQRQAVSRSTGTDTDAFAYAAEGVASALISLPLKYMHTTVETVHKDDVDNVIKLMYEVLLSLKGNEDFRYIK from the coding sequence ATGACCGAACAAAGCAAAGCATTCCTGTACGAGTACCTCAACAATGCCTCACCAACCGGCTTCGAATCGTCGGGGCAGCAGATTTGGCTGAACTACCTCAAACCCTATATCGACGAGTATCTGGTGGATACCTACGGCACCGCCGTGGGCATCGTCGGGCCGGGTAAAGACTACAAAGTCGTAATTGAAGCCCACTCCGACGAGATTTCGTGGTTTGTGAATTACATCTCCGACGACGGCTACCTCTACGTTCGGCGGAATGGCGGCTCCGATGCCCTCATTGCCCCCTCGATGCGCGTAAACCTGCACACCAAAAAAGGAACCGTGCAAGGCGTATTTGGCTGGCCGGCCATCCACGTGCGCGATCTGGCGAAAGATACCGCTCCGCAGGTGAAGGAACTCTTCATCGACGTGGGGGCTGCGACCAAGGCTGAAGTAGAAGAAATGGGCATTCACGTGGGTACCGTCTGCACGTTTGTGGATGGGCTGACCGAAATGAACAACCGCTACTACGTGGGCCGCGCCTTAGACAACCGCATGGGCGGCTTCATGATTGCCGAGGTGGCTCGGTTGCTCAAAGAAAACAACGTGGAACTGCCCTTCACGCTGTACATTGTCAACGCGGTGCAGGAAGAAATTGGCCTGCGCGGGGCCGAAATGATTGCCCGTCGGCTTAAGCCCGACCTCGCTATCTGCACCGATGTTACGCACGACACGCAGTCGCCGAAGTACGACAAAAAAGAGCAGGGCGACCTGAAATGTGGCGACGGCCCGGTGCTATGCTACGGACCAGCCGTACAAAACAACGTACTCGATTTTATGATCGATGTAGCCCAGCAGAAGGAGATCAAGTTCCAGCGGCAGGCCGTCAGCCGGTCGACGGGTACGGACACCGACGCCTTTGCGTATGCGGCCGAGGGCGTGGCCTCCGCGCTCATTTCGCTGCCGCTCAAATACATGCACACCACCGTCGAAACCGTGCATAAAGACGATGTAGACAATGTAATCAAGCTGATGTACGAAGTGTTGCTTAGCCTCAAAGGCAACGAGGATTTCCGGTATATCAAGTAA
- a CDS encoding MFS transporter, translating into MNAITETQRPPATADNRSALYTLMTVWFFWSFVAASNGILIPLFKAKFGLSQTQAQYIDFAFYAAYFVGSVIYLLVSATLKTDILNRIGYKNGIIYGLLISAVGTLMFYPAAELKSYALLLSGLFIVGLGFSLQQTATQPFMIALGDPATGAQRINLGGAVNNLGGTIGPTIVSLAIFGSIAADAAANASVESVKVPYLIVGALFLALALFFRVSKLPRITNDEEVEVGTGVLKYPQLILGMIAIFVYVGVEVTIGSNLGEYLAETRNLTSSQISPFVSLFWGSMMIGRWTASIPNFDLSLTTKRILMFVVPFVAFGIVLGVTAISGSDISVMYPYAICVLVVIGAFFASDEKPVRTLLIFTGLGGLAMLIGLLTTGDVALYAFISGGLFCSVLWPSIFSLGTAGLGKYTNQGSAYLIMMILGGAIIPVVQGKVADTIGIHNSYAVALLCFGYLFFFGFRVSQVLRKQGIDFDQAVKPAKGGH; encoded by the coding sequence ATGAACGCAATTACCGAAACGCAACGGCCGCCCGCAACGGCCGACAACCGCTCCGCCCTGTACACGCTGATGACCGTCTGGTTTTTCTGGAGTTTCGTGGCGGCCTCCAACGGCATTCTGATTCCCCTGTTTAAAGCCAAGTTTGGGCTCTCGCAGACCCAGGCACAGTACATCGACTTTGCGTTTTATGCAGCTTATTTTGTGGGTTCGGTGATTTACCTGCTGGTATCGGCCACACTCAAAACCGATATTCTGAACCGAATCGGCTACAAAAATGGCATTATCTACGGTCTGCTTATTTCGGCCGTGGGTACGCTTATGTTTTACCCGGCCGCCGAACTGAAATCGTACGCGCTGCTGCTGTCGGGCCTGTTTATTGTAGGGCTGGGTTTCTCGCTCCAGCAAACGGCCACGCAGCCCTTCATGATTGCCCTCGGCGACCCGGCCACCGGAGCACAACGTATCAACCTCGGCGGGGCCGTCAATAACTTAGGGGGTACAATCGGCCCGACTATCGTTTCGCTCGCCATTTTTGGCTCTATTGCCGCCGATGCCGCAGCCAACGCCAGTGTTGAATCGGTTAAGGTGCCCTACCTCATTGTAGGGGCCCTGTTTTTAGCTTTGGCTCTTTTCTTCCGGGTCTCTAAACTGCCCCGCATCACCAACGACGAGGAAGTAGAGGTAGGCACCGGTGTACTCAAATACCCGCAGCTGATTCTGGGTATGATTGCCATTTTTGTGTACGTAGGCGTAGAAGTGACCATCGGCAGTAACCTCGGTGAGTACCTGGCCGAAACCCGCAACCTGACCTCGTCGCAGATTTCGCCGTTTGTATCGCTTTTCTGGGGTAGTATGATGATTGGCCGCTGGACGGCTTCGATTCCTAACTTCGACCTGAGCCTGACCACCAAACGGATTCTGATGTTTGTGGTACCGTTTGTGGCCTTCGGTATTGTACTCGGCGTAACCGCCATCAGCGGCTCCGACATCAGTGTTATGTACCCCTACGCGATCTGTGTACTGGTAGTAATCGGGGCGTTTTTTGCCAGCGACGAAAAGCCCGTTCGTACCCTGCTGATCTTTACCGGTTTGGGTGGTTTAGCGATGCTCATTGGCTTGCTCACCACGGGCGACGTGGCCCTCTATGCCTTCATCAGCGGGGGTCTTTTCTGCTCGGTGCTGTGGCCCAGTATTTTCTCGCTGGGCACGGCGGGTCTGGGCAAATACACCAATCAGGGTTCAGCTTACCTCATCATGATGATTCTGGGTGGGGCTATTATTCCGGTTGTTCAAGGGAAAGTGGCCGACACCATCGGGATTCACAACTCGTATGCCGTGGCACTGCTTTGCTTTGGCTATCTGTTCTTCTTCGGGTTCCGCGTATCGCAGGTGCTCCGTAAACAAGGCATCGACTTCGATCAGGCCGTGAAACCGGCTAAAGGCGGTCACTAA
- a CDS encoding AAA family ATPase: protein MNDSSPVPATIHNLYIPNDLEREFPIAPYFVQTFGGYPNYIYFSDDFRPALREWLVERQFTPINASMRLNEQGWHVAEQIYQHEKGVVLKLEFLGDRFCRMQGLYRDEETMRALLDGAYSFKYEHEENQTHIYLIQSGLGGLHTERVDIVPPDIDVNLHYNDDFAPVHDRLLNLLQLPKSKGLVLLHGEPGTGKTTYIKLLSSLVKKDMLILPPYMTNFLTSPEFIPFLLDHRESVLIIEDAERILQSREAGGDTNSVSNILNLTDGLLADCMHIQVIATFNASKSLLDKALLRKGRLMVDYAFGKLSEDKANRLLAHLGHAHRTDEPMTLADIFNLETQTVSGERTDRGKVGF from the coding sequence ATGAACGATAGCTCACCCGTGCCCGCTACGATTCATAATTTGTATATCCCGAACGACTTAGAACGCGAGTTTCCTATTGCGCCGTACTTTGTGCAGACGTTTGGGGGCTACCCGAATTACATCTATTTCAGTGATGATTTCCGGCCTGCCCTGCGCGAGTGGCTCGTGGAGCGGCAGTTTACCCCGATCAATGCGTCGATGCGGCTGAACGAACAAGGTTGGCACGTTGCTGAGCAGATTTACCAGCACGAGAAGGGGGTGGTGCTGAAGCTGGAGTTCTTGGGGGATCGTTTCTGCCGAATGCAGGGACTGTACCGCGATGAAGAAACCATGCGAGCCTTGCTCGATGGGGCATACAGCTTCAAGTACGAGCACGAGGAAAATCAGACCCACATTTACCTTATTCAGAGTGGATTGGGCGGGCTACACACCGAACGGGTCGATATTGTGCCGCCCGATATTGACGTGAACCTGCACTATAACGACGATTTTGCCCCCGTCCACGACAGGCTGCTCAATCTGTTGCAACTGCCCAAATCGAAAGGGCTGGTGCTGCTGCATGGCGAGCCGGGTACGGGCAAAACAACGTACATTAAGCTGCTCAGTTCGCTGGTCAAGAAGGATATGCTCATTCTGCCGCCCTACATGACCAATTTCCTCACATCGCCCGAGTTTATTCCCTTTTTGCTGGATCACCGCGAATCGGTACTCATTATTGAAGATGCCGAGCGGATTCTGCAATCGCGCGAGGCAGGGGGCGATACCAACAGCGTATCGAATATTCTAAACCTGACGGATGGCCTGTTGGCCGATTGCATGCACATTCAGGTAATTGCGACGTTCAATGCCAGCAAAAGCCTGCTCGACAAAGCCTTGCTGCGGAAAGGTCGTTTGATGGTCGATTATGCCTTCGGTAAGCTCTCCGAAGATAAAGCCAACCGTTTGCTGGCTCATTTGGGTCATGCCCACCGCACCGACGAGCCCATGACGCTGGCCGATATTTTCAACCTCGAAACCCAGACTGTGTCGGGCGAGCGCACCGACCGGGGGAAAGTGGGATTTTAA
- a CDS encoding PorP/SprF family type IX secretion system membrane protein, protein MASVYQRIAFLLVLGCALVVPAKAQKEVLYYQYQFNPMAINPAYAGNRETMHLTAMFRRKMFNLAQGQGFRGGGASPVTQSLAIDGAVADAKIGLGLQALNDRMSTFSTTGIYASAAYWMNLPNDASLSVGATGGVSFLPVGDLLTVVNKAFPSVGFGVYYQSDTFFGGVSMPEFIAKEYQLAGRTLFRSARPLFVQLGTKLQPVEDLLLYPSVLVTQAQGRPLGTDFNAKAWYREKVGVGLSYRRNSLGFTPLSYLQISGEYQLTNPIRLGITYNTQTPEAPVNTFQRGVVELLFRYTPNLEGFTF, encoded by the coding sequence ATGGCTTCCGTTTACCAACGTATTGCGTTTCTGCTTGTGCTTGGGTGTGCTTTGGTCGTGCCCGCAAAAGCCCAGAAAGAAGTTCTGTATTATCAGTATCAGTTCAATCCGATGGCGATAAACCCGGCCTATGCCGGCAACCGCGAGACCATGCACCTGACGGCCATGTTTCGCCGGAAGATGTTTAATCTGGCACAGGGGCAAGGCTTTCGGGGTGGTGGCGCATCGCCCGTGACACAGAGTCTGGCCATCGACGGGGCCGTGGCCGATGCCAAAATTGGCCTTGGCCTGCAAGCCCTCAACGACCGGATGAGCACGTTCAGTACCACCGGAATCTACGCCAGCGCGGCTTACTGGATGAACCTGCCCAACGACGCCAGCCTGTCCGTTGGGGCTACCGGTGGGGTTAGTTTTTTGCCCGTAGGCGACTTGCTCACCGTTGTCAACAAGGCTTTTCCGAGCGTGGGGTTTGGGGTGTATTACCAGTCTGACACGTTTTTCGGTGGGGTATCCATGCCGGAGTTTATCGCCAAAGAATACCAATTAGCGGGCCGTACCTTGTTCCGGTCGGCACGCCCTTTATTCGTACAACTGGGTACGAAGCTCCAGCCGGTCGAAGATTTGTTGCTGTACCCGTCGGTGCTGGTCACGCAGGCGCAGGGCCGCCCACTTGGCACCGACTTCAACGCCAAAGCGTGGTATCGGGAAAAAGTGGGCGTGGGGTTGTCGTACCGGCGCAACAGCCTCGGCTTTACACCACTTAGCTATCTGCAAATTTCGGGTGAGTACCAGCTTACCAACCCCATCCGGCTCGGTATTACGTACAACACCCAGACGCCCGAAGCCCCGGTCAATACGTTTCAGCGGGGTGTGGTTGAGCTACTGTTTCGGTACACGCCAAATCTGGAAGGATTTACGTTTTAA
- a CDS encoding carboxypeptidase regulatory-like domain-containing protein, whose translation MLRTSKHALWLWLGLLATPALSQSIVKQADRQFDMLAYSKAADLYEQALQTNTVVSKADVRAARAKLAYSYRQVRDTQSAERVYRELIADGDLPTEYAQCYLYYAQALASNGKYREAQEAYEKYNAVQKDDSRGPTFSKLYRDVSVLSRNAGSYKVDFLNVNTNKAEFSPMLYKDGFVFVSTQGNDNKLLKRVFNWNETPFLDLYYMPERKSVKAVKTASVGGTKATAQTTRTNQGTRALGRDEYTPPTSNDSRTVGHFGGINVNEGLGYEDKPITESARFSQSLNTKYHEGPATFSKDGTRVIFTRNNYTDGKYRESSDGVNKLKLYAAEQKNGVWAEAKELVFNSNEYSTGHPSLGPGANGEPDQMLYFASDMPGGFGGTDIYVARWEKDRWGTPVNLGPEVNTKGNELFPFVDEKGSLYFSSDGHAGLGDLDIFFAPMSNDGLKAKTVINMGEPINSNKDDFGIVTDGERKLGYFSSNRRNGGADDDIYRFRREGSAFPCRELVVVVVDAQSKAPLANASLAVEDTDNASDKRELKTDAEGNVRICLDPDNEFRFLASSEGYQDNKIGFSSHSLQDDQPTRLEIPLAKPVPIEPVVAKNTLRGRVTTQLDKKPIAGVKVVLRNECDGTTQEVITGEDGSYSFETKAGCDYTLEAMKDNMGTMGSKINKEGVGTTDLVMFKKGDVIKVENIYYDLNKFNIRTDAAAELDKLVELMKKYPSMTIEMRSHTDSRSSAQYNKTLSSNRAKAAVAYLKSKGIKPTRLVAKGYGESLLVNKCKDGVNCPEEEHQQNRRTEIKILSLAEGAKK comes from the coding sequence ATGTTACGTACCTCTAAACACGCCCTCTGGCTGTGGCTGGGACTGCTGGCTACCCCGGCCCTGTCGCAGTCGATTGTCAAACAAGCTGACCGCCAGTTCGATATGCTGGCGTATTCTAAAGCGGCTGATCTGTATGAGCAGGCCCTGCAAACCAACACAGTCGTATCGAAAGCCGATGTGCGGGCGGCCCGTGCCAAACTGGCCTACAGCTATCGGCAGGTACGCGATACCCAATCGGCTGAGCGCGTTTATCGGGAGTTGATCGCCGATGGTGATCTGCCCACCGAGTATGCGCAGTGCTATTTGTACTATGCGCAGGCGCTGGCCAGCAACGGCAAGTACCGCGAGGCCCAGGAAGCCTACGAGAAATACAATGCCGTGCAGAAAGACGACTCGCGTGGCCCTACTTTTTCAAAGCTGTACCGCGATGTCAGTGTGCTGTCGCGCAATGCAGGTAGCTACAAAGTTGACTTCCTCAACGTCAATACCAACAAAGCTGAATTTAGCCCGATGCTGTACAAAGACGGTTTTGTTTTTGTATCGACACAGGGCAATGACAATAAGCTATTGAAGCGGGTTTTCAACTGGAACGAAACCCCGTTTCTGGATTTGTACTACATGCCCGAGCGTAAAAGTGTGAAGGCGGTAAAAACGGCCAGTGTAGGCGGTACCAAAGCAACGGCTCAAACCACACGCACAAACCAGGGAACGCGGGCGCTGGGTCGCGACGAGTACACGCCCCCCACGTCCAACGATTCACGAACGGTGGGACACTTTGGCGGTATCAATGTCAACGAGGGACTGGGATACGAAGATAAGCCCATCACCGAATCGGCCCGGTTTAGCCAATCGCTCAACACCAAGTACCACGAGGGGCCAGCCACGTTCAGTAAAGATGGTACACGCGTTATTTTTACCCGGAATAACTATACGGATGGTAAATACCGCGAGTCGTCGGATGGAGTCAATAAGCTCAAACTCTACGCAGCCGAGCAGAAAAACGGTGTGTGGGCCGAGGCCAAAGAATTAGTTTTTAACAGCAATGAATACTCAACGGGTCACCCCTCGCTGGGTCCTGGCGCCAACGGTGAACCCGATCAGATGCTCTACTTTGCGTCGGATATGCCCGGCGGGTTCGGTGGAACGGATATTTACGTGGCACGTTGGGAGAAAGACCGCTGGGGAACGCCCGTTAATCTGGGGCCTGAGGTGAACACCAAAGGGAATGAACTATTCCCGTTTGTAGACGAGAAAGGCAGTTTGTACTTCTCGTCAGACGGTCATGCCGGTCTGGGCGATCTGGATATCTTCTTCGCACCCATGTCGAATGATGGTCTGAAAGCCAAAACGGTGATCAATATGGGTGAGCCCATCAATTCAAACAAGGATGACTTTGGCATTGTGACAGACGGCGAACGGAAGCTGGGGTACTTCAGCAGCAACCGCCGAAATGGAGGTGCCGACGATGATATTTACCGCTTCCGGCGCGAGGGCTCGGCCTTCCCCTGTCGCGAGCTGGTGGTTGTGGTGGTCGATGCGCAGTCAAAAGCCCCTTTGGCAAATGCCTCGCTGGCGGTTGAAGACACCGACAATGCAAGCGACAAACGCGAGCTGAAAACAGATGCCGAAGGAAACGTACGTATTTGTCTCGACCCCGACAATGAGTTCCGGTTCCTGGCCAGCAGCGAAGGGTATCAGGACAATAAAATTGGTTTCTCCAGCCACTCGTTGCAGGATGACCAGCCTACTCGGCTCGAAATTCCCCTTGCCAAGCCTGTCCCCATCGAACCGGTGGTGGCTAAAAACACGCTACGGGGCCGCGTAACCACCCAACTGGACAAGAAACCCATTGCGGGTGTGAAAGTGGTGCTGCGCAACGAATGCGACGGTACAACGCAGGAGGTAATCACGGGCGAAGATGGCTCGTACAGCTTCGAAACCAAAGCAGGCTGCGACTACACCCTGGAGGCCATGAAAGACAACATGGGTACTATGGGCAGTAAGATTAACAAAGAGGGCGTTGGCACAACCGATCTGGTGATGTTTAAGAAGGGCGATGTCATCAAGGTAGAAAACATCTACTACGACCTCAACAAGTTTAACATCCGTACCGATGCGGCTGCGGAACTGGATAAGCTGGTTGAGTTAATGAAAAAGTATCCTTCCATGACCATCGAAATGCGGTCGCATACGGATAGCCGGTCAAGTGCACAATACAACAAAACATTGTCGAGCAACCGGGCCAAAGCGGCCGTGGCGTATCTGAAGTCGAAAGGTATTAAGCCAACCCGGCTTGTGGCCAAAGGATACGGCGAGAGCCTGCTCGTAAACAAGTGTAAAGACGGTGTAAACTGCCCCGAAGAGGAGCACCAGCAGAACCGACGGACCGAAATCAAGATTTTGTCGTTGGCTGAGGGAGCGAAGAAGTAA
- a CDS encoding PorP/SprF family type IX secretion system membrane protein has translation MSNKFSTKLWAVVLLLASWAGGSRAWAQQDKQFSQYMFNMLALNPAYAGSRDVLSATALYRSQWVGLEGAPQTGTFTIDMPLNRERVGVGLQVYNDRIGLFNETGAMASYAFRIKMGNRTTLALGLQGGVTNLTARLTEVQLVPAGVSADPAFAQNINKMLPNFGTGIYLSNDRSYLSVSVPRLIKNRLSDYDSGVNRAVVRRHAYAAAGFVVGLSQVLKLKPSMLVKYAEGAPLGFDGNVNLWINDRVALGVSLRKNQFYSFTEYTNDAVVGMVELQMSDQFRLGYAYDRTVSRLGQVAPSSHELMLRYEFGFGKSKILTPRYF, from the coding sequence ATGTCTAACAAGTTTTCAACTAAACTTTGGGCAGTCGTGCTGCTGCTGGCCTCCTGGGCCGGCGGCAGCCGGGCCTGGGCGCAGCAGGACAAGCAGTTCTCCCAGTACATGTTTAACATGCTGGCGCTGAACCCAGCGTATGCGGGGAGCCGCGACGTCCTGAGCGCTACGGCACTGTACCGTAGCCAGTGGGTTGGTCTGGAAGGGGCACCGCAAACCGGAACCTTCACGATCGATATGCCCCTGAACCGCGAACGGGTTGGCGTTGGTTTGCAGGTGTACAACGACCGGATCGGTCTCTTCAACGAAACGGGGGCGATGGCTTCATACGCCTTCCGGATCAAGATGGGAAACCGGACCACGCTGGCCCTGGGCCTGCAAGGGGGTGTTACCAACCTGACCGCCCGGCTCACCGAGGTGCAGCTGGTGCCAGCGGGGGTGTCGGCCGACCCGGCGTTTGCGCAGAACATCAACAAGATGTTGCCTAACTTCGGAACGGGTATCTACCTCAGCAACGACCGCTCGTACCTGAGCGTTTCGGTGCCCCGGCTGATCAAAAACCGCCTTAGCGATTACGATTCGGGTGTCAACCGGGCCGTTGTTCGTCGGCACGCCTACGCAGCGGCTGGTTTTGTGGTGGGTCTGAGCCAGGTGCTCAAGCTGAAGCCATCAATGCTGGTGAAGTACGCTGAAGGCGCTCCGCTGGGTTTCGATGGTAACGTAAACCTCTGGATCAACGACCGTGTAGCCCTGGGTGTATCACTCCGTAAGAATCAGTTCTACTCGTTTACAGAGTACACCAACGATGCCGTAGTCGGTATGGTTGAACTGCAAATGAGCGATCAGTTTCGGTTGGGTTATGCCTACGATCGCACGGTGAGCCGCCTGGGGCAGGTAGCCCCCAGCTCGCACGAATTGATGCTCCGCTACGAATTCGGTTTCGGGAAGAGCAAGATTCTGACTCCGCGCTACTTCTAA